ACCCGTATGTGGGGGTCTTGCTCAAGCAGTTGTGGGCGCAATCGGGCGAGACATCGCTCGGCAGCGACATCATGGTGGAAGGGACGTTCATTTCGCTGCTGGGGCGGCTGTTGATGCTGGGGGAAGGCTCACGCGAAATGCCGGCAGTTCAGGAACGGGGAGGAGCCGCGATTGTGGATCGGGCGGTCCGCTTCATGCGCGAGAACCTGAAGGCGAGAGTGTCGCTCGAAGAGATTGCAGGTGCGGCAAGAGTGAGCCGCCCGTATCTGACGCGGATCTTCAAACGCGAGACCGGCCGAACGGTTCACGATCACCTGGTAGAACTGCGGATCAAGCACGCGCAGGAACTCATCCGGTACTTTGGTAAGAACCTGACGCTGGCGGAGGTGGCCGAGCAATGCGGCTTCGCCAACGACGGGCACCTGATCCGGGCGTTCAACCAGCAACTCGGCATGACGCCACAACAGTTCCGCGAACGCGTGTGACGGCTGTTGATTTTCAGCTACAGCTTTTCCGCCATGCGTTTGGCGACCGGTTTGATGCGTTCAGGTTCGCTATAGCCGTTGAGCAGGTTGGCGTCGCTGAGGAGCGAAGCTTTCTTCGCCGGGTCTGTGACGTTTTTCTCGATGGATTCCGCAAGGCCTTCCAGCGAACTGCCCCCTTCTCCGGTCGTGGCAATTTGTTCAAGCCGCTTCTTCAGATCGGTCGTGGAGTTATTAACGGCGACGAATCCCTGATCGGCTGCGGTCAGAGCTGGCTGACTGCTGCTGGAACCGCAACCAGGCAGTGCCAGACCCAGACAGA
This window of the Planctomicrobium piriforme genome carries:
- a CDS encoding helix-turn-helix domain-containing protein — protein: MNPPFFHPDSLPAPSTYEDVFAGTKGTVSKNDVEFRSSRRRSLQLGRVRIREAFPGPPMPYYWLRFAVSEAPATYEMNYGDGWFRRQPNSFILVPPNAECRMRGDCRGDFESLFLAFPETEVRQIAGELLETEGAHLLRAPKTEIADPYVGVLLKQLWAQSGETSLGSDIMVEGTFISLLGRLLMLGEGSREMPAVQERGGAAIVDRAVRFMRENLKARVSLEEIAGAARVSRPYLTRIFKRETGRTVHDHLVELRIKHAQELIRYFGKNLTLAEVAEQCGFANDGHLIRAFNQQLGMTPQQFRERV